In Fragaria vesca subsp. vesca linkage group LG1, FraVesHawaii_1.0, whole genome shotgun sequence, the sequence GTAGCCATAGTTGTGAAATTCTCTGGTGAAAGTGAGGAGGATTTCAGGTTTAGAAGATTCAATAAGATTTGTATCAAACATCTTTCCACTTGGGGAGATATTTTCTGGCCTGAAGCTTATTATAGCCTGCAACTGCATGCTGCATCTGATCCTTGTGACGAACTCTCTTGTTTGGTGTAGCAATGATTTGGTTCAAAGCAAACAGCGCCAATATTCGAAGAAATCTTGTTCAAATTATACTCTTCGGCAAAGTTGAAATCGGTGATACAATTGAGAAGCTGCCGGAGGAGAGTGAGGAGGATTACAAGCTAAGGAGATTCGAAGAGTCCTTTAAGCAACTTGAGTTCACTTCCCAGAAGCGTGTCCTAGACTACATTCAAGATACAATATCTGCCGATCTAGGCTATCCTGAACCGGAAACGATACCTTGTTCGGCGGATACACCATCTGAAGGGAGGGGTTTTTTTGATCCTGACTGGATCAACTACAGACCTACAAATCCAAGAATTCTAGTAGCAGCAACTACTCAAGCAGGAACAGCAACATTAGGTGATAAATAGTCTTGTGCAATAGTGATTTGCTGCAACGTGTGGTATTCCCAGCCTATATTAAGTGATAACATTTTGCTTCATTATTTAAAACAGGGGATTGAGCTCATTATACAATTTGAATCATATATGGTATTGACTTTCTGTTACTACTTGAACATCAATCATAATTTATGATATACGAAGAAGTGCTTTCATTCGTTCAGTTGGAGTTTTACAAATAATTTTCGAGTAAGGAGAGGACTGAACTAAGTTGGGCTTGTTTATCCCCAACTTTGCTTACTGCAAAACTTTGAAGTTATTAGCTCTATCTCCTCCCAACTCTCATCACATCTTCACTACCAAAAGTTACGACTTACGAAGTTACGAGTGATATATGAATATATCAAGATTCTGCAGCTGCATACAAGCTATGCATGTGAATCGAGTTGGTCTTACACAGTTACACGAGAAGAGTTTATTCAACAACCTACAGTACAAGTTACTGATCTTATTGACAAGAAATTATGAATACTATGGGATTGTGTAGCCCGTTACATGTTATGAATGAATGTCAAAATAGCCCCGCATCACAAAAGTCATGAATGTGAATGGAATTAGTCTCAAGTTGGACCCGAATCCTTTCGAGAGAAAGGCAACTAATTTTTCAGTATCAACTAGAAAAGGCTGCCCCCGAACTAAGAACAATGTAGAGGCATATACCAAGTAAAAGCTGCCCCAGAACTTCTAGCAGGTCTGATGCCTGGTTTCACTTTCTTTATTTCATTCAAACATATTCAAAGTGAACTAATCTCTAAAACTACAGATCTAATAGACCTTCCAGGAAGTTTTGACAACATCCAAACATATGTCCCATCATAACAATTTTGTTTCTCAGAAGAAAGAAAATGAAGTTGCTGGTCAACAGGAAATGATGAGAAATGCACTCCATGTTTGACCTTCACACTTCAGATTGGCCCCCAAAATTATTGGAAATGTAAAGCAACCATTCCCCATAAATCCGCACATAAACAAAACACTCACTTACACTAAATCTCAAGAGGTATTTTGCCAGTATGTTATAATCACTTTTAAGCAGCCTTAGGTGGTGGCCCTACATTATCCGGAAGAGTAGCCTCCGGTGAGGTTTGACGAACAACCTCGAACATTGTGTCATAATCCTCGTCACGGCGTCCAAACTTCTTCCGCAACACCTTCTCAAACTCCACCGAATCAAGTTCCTTGGCATTTTCAGCCGCATGAACCTGAGCCAAGTTGGCATAATTTATGGCTGACTGGGAGATGAAGGCCATCTCATCTTCAGTGAGCTTCCTAAGGAACTTTGCCGGATTACCTCCCCACACCTGGTTATTATAGAATCATAATCATTAACCAACCGCTTTGAAAGCATAGGATGAACAGAAACACTGCCTTGACTTAAAATGTCAACTATCACTAGGATGCACTTCCATTGTCTACTATGTACTAACCTTTCAAGATGAAGCAAGAAACTAATCTAACTACAATCACCACATATACACTACCTAACTCAAAATTAAAAGTAATGTTGACAAACCTCTCCGCAGGGGATCCTTGTATTTTGCCTCACAAGAGCTCCAGCAGCAACCATGGCATGTTTCTCAACATAAACCCCATCAAGCAAAGTGGCAGCCATGCCTACAAACGCCTCATCTTCCACAGTACATCCATGCAACACCGCACTGTGACCTGTACAGTTTCCAAATCAAAAACCACAATTCAATAACAAGCTCTCACTTATCAAA encodes:
- the LOC101295451 gene encoding gamma carbonic anhydrase 1, mitochondrial-like, which codes for MGTLGRAVYTVGFWIRETGQAIDRLGSRLQGNYFFKEQLSRHRTLMNVFDKAPEVDKEAFVAPSASIIGQVQVGRGSSIWYGCVLRGDANSISIGSGTNIQDNSLVHVAKSNLDGKVLPTIIGDNVTVGHSAVLHGCTVEDEAFVGMAATLLDGVYVEKHAMVAAGALVRQNTRIPCGEVWGGNPAKFLRKLTEDEMAFISQSAINYANLAQVHAAENAKELDSVEFEKVLRKKFGRRDEDYDTMFEVVRQTSPEATLPDNVGPPPKAA